AGGGGCGAGCGGCGTACGGTAGCACTGCATGACACGCTCTACGGCGTCGGAAGCCCAGGACTGGCCTTCAAGCTGTCCGAAAATGCCTTGGTGGAACTTGTGGAGGCGGTGCAAGTCCTTACGGGTGGTGCCATTGAACTTGATGACACGGCTGGCCTAAAACAGTTGTATTTACGAGAAGACCTTGATGGTACGGAGCTGCTCGAGCGGTTCTACGAGGAGAACGCATGAGCCTCACGGTGCCGGCAGCCACTGCCGGCCGGTTTTTGCGGTCCGTGCGGTTAGAGCGCGACGCTGGGCATGCAGAGTCGCTGCAGGGGTACATACTGACCCCTCAGGCACGGATCGTGCTGCGCCGCATCCTGACGGCCTTGAGTGAGGGCGGCACCGAACGCGCTTTGACGCTAACAGGACCGTATGGGACAGGGAAATCGGCGTTTGCGCTGTTCCTCACTGAACTTCTGCATGATCCGGTTGGGCCGGCCTTCGCGTTAATTGAGCGGGTGGATGGGGCACTTGCGCTGGAGGTTCAGCGCGTGCTGCAGGCCCCGTTTCTGACTGTTCCACTCACGCTGCGGCGCGCGCGCCTCGGCGTGACGCTGCATGAGGGGCTCGTTGCCGCCGCAGAGAGCCTGCCGGATCCTGCAGCGCTCTTGGAGACGTTGCAGGCGGTGATGCCGGCCGCAGATTTGGAGACTTTGGACACCCGGGCACTTCTCCAGGCCGTGCAAGCCGTTCAGACACATGCTGAAGCCGCTGGGTATGCCGGGGTGGCCATTGTGTTCGATGAGCTGGGCAAAGCTCTGGAGCACGAGGCGAGATTCGAGGGGGCGGACATTTACCTGCTGCAGGAACTCGCAGAAAGCGCGGCGCGCAGCGGGGCACAGCCCTTGCTGTTCGTAGGGGTACTGCATCAGGCGTTCGAGCAGTACGGTGAGGCATTGCTGGCCAGCGCTCGCAAAGAGTGGGCGAAAGTGCAGGGGCGCTTTGCTGACATCGCTTTTATTGAGCCTCCGGAGCAGCAGATGCGCCTGGCGGCGCACGCGACAGCCACGCTTGACCCCTTACCTGGCGCGGACGTGCGGGCGTCCGCGCGGAACGCTGCTCAGGCCCTGATCAAGCTGAAGCAGGCGCCTCTAGGCTTCGAAGCTGCGGAGTTCGAAACTGTAGCGGTCGAGGCGGCCCCCTTACATCCGGCCGCGCTGATGGCGCTGCCGTATCTGTTCAGGAGATTCGCGCAGAATGAGCGCTCGCTGTTCGCCTACCTGCTGAGCGGGGAACCGCATGCGGTTCCTGCGCAGTGGACGGCGGGGCACACCCTTGTCCGGATGCATGACCTGTTTGACTACTTCAGTATTAACTTGCTGGGGAGCTTGTCGCGGCAAGCGTTCGCGCGGCGGTGGCTGGAAGTGGTGGACGCTGTGGAGCGTTACCCAGATCTGAGCCTGCTTGAAGTGCAGGCGTTGAAGACGGTGGGCCTGCTGGGTGTGCTTGGGGACATGACGGGCTTGCACGCGAGCGCCGAACTCGTCTCAGTGGCTCTAACTGATACGGTGGACGACGCTGAAGTGCTGCGCACCTTGCAGCACCTGGAGCACCGGTCGTTGATCGTGTACCGCCGTTACAACCGCACCTATCGGGTGTGGGAGGGCAGCGACATTGATATTGAGGAGCGGTTAGAAGAAGGACGCCGGACCATCGGGGCGCAGCTCGCGCTATCGGAGGTGCTCGAGAATTACTTGCCTCGGCGCCCCCTCGTGGCGCGCCGGCACTCCTTTCACACTGGCTCTTTGCGGTTTGTCGAAGTGCGGTATGTGGATGCCCCGGTTTCCGCAGACCAGCTCCGAGCGACAGAGGGCGCCGACGGCATTCTGGTCTGCGCCTTGCCGAGTACGCCGGAGCAGGCAGAGGCCTTTGCGCGTTGGGCACAAGACGAGAGCGTGGCGCAACGGCCTAACCTGCTTCTAGCTGTGCCGCTTGGCTTGCAGACCCTACGTGAGGCCGCTACAGAACTGAGGGCGCTCTACTGGCTAAGGGAGTCAACCCCGGACTTGCGGGACGACCGGGTGGCGCGCCGCGAGGTGGCCGAACGCCTCGCCTACCTGGAAGGAGTGCTAATCAGCGCAACTGAACACCTCCTCGACCCCCGACCGGTCCCGGTGGGGAGCGGCACGCAGTATTGGCATCGCGGCGTTGCCCAGGCGGTGCGGACGCCGCGCCAGGCGACTCAACTGCTGTCCGACGCCTTGGACGCGGTGTACCCCGCTTCACCGCACGTCATCAATGAACTGATTAACCGCCGCATGTTGTCGTCGGCGGCCGCCGCGGCCCGGCGGTCGTTGATTGAGCTGATGTTGAACCGCGGCGACGAGGCTCTGTTGGGCCTGGATCCAGAGCTGTTCCCGCCGGAGCGAAGCATGTATGAAAGTGTGCTGCGCTTTGCGGAGTTGCACGGCCCGGTCGACCCTGACGATGAGGCGGGGCCATGGGAGTTCCGCGCCCCGCAGGAGGAAGGAAGCGCAAATCTCGCCCCCGCGTGGGCCGAGCTGAGCCGCTTGGTATTCGAAGCCGACGAGCCGATCGCGATCAACACCTTGTTCAGTGCGCTGGCGGCTCCACCGTTCGGCGTAACTGCCGGACTTGCCCCCGTCCTACTTGTGGCGTTCTTACAGGTGCACCCGCACGAAATCAGCATGTACCGCGAAGCCGTGTTTGTCGCGGAACCGAACATTGCGGATTTCGAGGTGCTGCTACGCCGCCCGGAACTCTTTGCGGTGGTGGGAAGTTCGGTGCGGGGCGAACGGGCCGCCGTGCTGACCCGACTGGCCGGAAGCTTGAAAACGCCTGACGCGCTCGTGCCAGTCGTCCGGGCCTTGATCCGCATGGTCAAGGGCTTGCCGGAAACGTCGTGGCGCACCCGGAGCCTGCCAGACCCCGTCGTACGGCTGCGGGACGCGTTTGAACGGGCCCGAAGTCCGGAGCGGCTGCTGTTCCAGGACGTGCCCGAGGCACTGGGTTTACCGGCGATTGGCAGCGGCCCGGCGGACGGAGAGCAAATCACGGTCTTCTTTGAAGCGTTGAACCAAGCACTGCAAACCTGGGCAGCGCACGGCCCTGCGCAAGTCACGCAGGCTCGGCGGATCCTGCTTGAAGCCCTCGACTTTCCGGCGACGGATCAAGGCTGGGCCCAACTGACCGAACAGGCTCAGGCACTCCAGGGGCGTCCGCTGCCCACCGCGTTGGTCGTCTTTGTAAACCGCCTGTGTACAGTCGGTGAACCAAGTGCGGTCCTTGACGGGGTGTTGTCTCTGGTGGCCGGCCGGTCGCCGCGCTCGTGGACGGACGCTGACGCGGCGCGGTACCCCTCTCAAGTGGCCGATTTAGGCCGTATGTACCGCTTATCTGCGCGCCAACTCGGGTACAGCACGCCCGCGGCGGAGGAAGCGAGTCGCATGGTGGCCACGCAACTGCGCGCGTTTCTATCAGCTCAGAGCTCGGCGGGGCAGAAGGACGCCGTGAAGTTGGCCCTGTTACAGCTGCTTCAAGAGTTGGACGACGAATGATTCAATTGTGGAATATGTATGAAAAGAGTTTGACGTCGCGTTTACAGTTAGGCCAAACATGACTGAGTCGACATCCCCTCCCCCGCGCCACATCCTTTCGTTGTCTGGAGGGAAAGACAGCACAGCGCTCGCCATTTATATGCGCGACAAAGTGCCCGAGATGGAGTACATCTTCTGCGACACTGGCGAAGAGCTCCCTGAGACCTACGAGTACCTTGACCGACTGGAAGCCTACCTGGGCAAACCGATCGTAAGGCTCAACCCCGACCGGCCCTTTTCGCACTACCTGGAACTGTACCGGGGGGTGTTGCCTGACAGCCGTACACGCTGGTGCACGCGCATGCTGAAGATCAAGCCGTTTGAGAAGTATGTTGGCAACGCGGAGGCCATCAGTTACATCGCCATTCGCGCCGACGAAACACACCGCAAAGGCTACATCTCCACTAAACCCAATCTGCACGCCGTGTACCCCTTTATCGATGCTGGCATTGTTAAGGCGGACGTCTTTCAGATACTGGATGAGAGCGGCATGGGTGCGCCTGAATACTACGAATGGCGCTCACGCTCAGGCTGTTACTTCTGCTTTTTTCAGCAGCGGCGCGAATGGGTAGGCCTCAAGGAACGCCACCCAGACCTTTACGACCAGGCCAAAGAATTTGAGAAGTTCGACGAGGTAACGGGCAAACGCTTTACTTGGTCACAGAAGGAAAGCCTGGAGGAACTCGAGCAGCCCGAGCGCATGGCGGCTATCAAGGAAACCCAATTGCGGCAAAAGGAAGCGGCTTCTAGCAACCTGATTGACATTTTGGGGGACGAAGAAGACGAAGAAATGTCCTGCCTTGTGTGCCATCTGTAAGGCTAGAAGTGAGCGAAGCAGCGGTTGCCAAAGTCAGTTCAACGCTTAAGCGCAGCGCATGGGCAAAGCAATCGAGCCCACATCAACCCTTGCTCTGGCTAGCGGTGCTTAATCGCATGTGCAAGGGCTATATCACGACAAATCAAATTTATTTTGTCGAGGGCTTAAAAAAGGATTTCACGGATTGGCTTCGCCAATACAAGTATGCAAGAGACCATGGCCAACCTTCTGAGTCCATTTTTCACTTTAGAAACTCCAAGATTCGTAAACGTAAATTCACGGCAGGGGAGAATGATTATTACGCAATTTTAACCACTTTGGGCGGCGGTTCAATCAGAGTTAAACGCTCTATAGAGCTTGCTTATCTGGAAGATTCCATCTACGAAGCTTTGATGCAGGCTGTGCCTGCTCAGAGCTTCGGTGCATTTCTTTCATGCTTATACAAGATGAAGGCAGGGGAGTTCCTGTGGCAAAACGAATTGGCACATTGTTTCACGAGACTTTCGCTCTGAGCCGTCCTGGGGTTGCGGCGGCACTTAGGCAGGCAAGCGAAACAGTTGGCAACAAAGAGCTTGTTGAGCGGCTTCAAGAGGAAGAAAACCTGGGACGCAACTGGGCCAAAGCGGTTCCATCCTATGCGCGAGGCTGCGGCTTCTTAGACTTTGGTTCCACCCACCTTACCCCCCTCGGTGAGCATGTTCTCGCCCACGACCCTGACCTCCACCTGCCCGAAACGCTGTGGCTGATGCACTACCACCTCAGCGCACCGCACGGCCCTGGCCCCCGCTTCTGGCATGACCTGGTGCAGCGGCTCCCCGAACTGGGAGACGGGTTTGATAGGGAGGACGTGGCGGTGCAGATTGCCGAGACGACGCGGACCGACGGCGCGGCACTCAAGGAACGCGGCGTAGCAAGCACGGCAACGGTGTTTCTGGGCAGCTACGCCAAATCGGATGCGCTGGGACCGCTAGGGATTGTGCAAGAAAAGGAGAACGGGTACGCCTTCGACTATCCCGAAGCACCGAGTGCTGGAGTAGTGGGGTATGCATTGTCACATTACTGGCAGGGACAGCTACTGGGGCAGCAGACCTGCTCGCTAGAGACGCTGAGCGAACCGGGCGGCTTTAGCAGTGCGCTGCTGCTGGGGTCATTTGACCTCAACCGCGCCCTGCGGCAACTCGCGCAGCGCGGAGTGCTGGAGCTATGGATGGCCGCGCCGCCCTACCAGGTGACCCGTCCGCCCGCCCCGCAGCAGTTGTTGGAGGGCATCTATGCAGCAGAATGAGTCAGGGCACGCCGCTTTCTGGGAGCCTGAGGAGCCGCTCCCTCCCAATCCAGGGACAGCGGAGGCCGAAACCCTAGTCAAGCTGTTGAGTAGCGGGGGGCAGTATGTCCGCACAGGAATTCTGCTGCTGCCCTCCGAGTGGCTGGGCCGTGAGGGCGAGGTGGCAGCGCGGCTGGGCATTTCGCATGTGAACTACGCAGGCTGGAAGGCGGCACAGTTGCCCGCTCCCCAGTCTTTTTTGCTCCTGTCGGCCGATCGGCTTCTGGGTGAGCTGGACGAGTTGTGTCTGGAGTCCCACCCGCACACCACCCTCCTCGTCTCGCTGCTTGATCTGCCACTCACTCGCCTGCACCCCGCCGAGCGCAGCAAGTTCTGGCAGTTCTTCTGCGGGGGCTTTAGCAAGCGGCCCCGCGCCCTGCTGCTGGCTCTCCCCGAGGCGGCCACTCTCGCCCTCCCTGCTGAGGCTGAAGGTTGGCAAACGGAGGGACGGTTGGCTGCCTGGTCACTCTGATTCGGTTACTTCAGCAGTAAGCGTCCCATATTCGTCTCCTCTACACCACAGAAGGAAAAGAAGCTTGATGAAAGGTTCCCTGAAAGTCAGTGACATCGCCCATCCCGACACCACCACCCAGTTCATCAGTGATGTGCAGCTCTCCACTTTCCACGATGCGCTGCAGCTCAATCGCGACTTGATGCAGCGGTTCATGTTCACCAAAGGCACGGGCGGGCGGGCCGACCGCAAGGGGACGGCGGAGCTGCTCAAGCTGCTGCACCAGCGCGTCACGCCTATAGGGCAGAAGGAAGACAACCGCTTCGTGTTCATGGCGACGTATGGACACGGCAAGAGTCACTTCGGTCTGAGCCTCGCCAACTTTTTTGGGGCCGAAGCAGGTTCGCCAGAGCTGGAATCTATTTTCGGCAAGCTGGACTACTCGCTTCCCGCCGATCAACTTCAGATGCTGCGCGACTACCGTGCAAGCAAGGCTCCCTTTCTGGTGCTGATTCTGCGCGGCGACAAACCGGGCAGCCTGCGCGACACTTTTTTTCAGGCCCTTGACCGGGCGCTGGGTCGCAGCGAGAAGGCGAAAAACCTCAAGCCGCCTTTCTGGTTTGACCGCGCCGACGAGATTCTGGAGCGACTGGAAAGCAAGGCGGCTGATACCAAGACCGTGAACAAATTCCTTGCAGCGCATGACCTTGATCTGCCCAGCTTGCGCCAATTGGTGCGCGAACGTCAGGCGCGGGCTTATCACCTTTCCGTGGAGGCTATTGCTGCCGTCCACGGTGTCCAGCCCAACCTCGGCGGCGAGACATCTTTGGCAGACGCCGTGAACTGGATTGTGACCGATCTATGCGGGCCGGGAAAACCTTTTGGCGGGCTGCTGGTTCTGTTTGACGAGTTCAGCCGCTTTATTCAGGACTACATCCAGAACAACCCCGTCGGTGCGCCCTTACAAGAACTCCTGAGTGGCATCGGCAGCGAGGCAGCACGCGGCAAGGCGCTGTTCGTCGGCCTCTCGCAACACGACCCGAACGTGATCGCTGAGCGCTATGGCGCGGGCGAAGAACTCGTCAAAGAACTTAACCGTCTGCCTCATCCCAACCGTCACGTGATGCAAACGATGCTGGAAGATGTGCTGGGTGGCGTACTCAAGACCGATGAGCGGGGATGGCAGACGTTGAATACTGACCCGCATATCGGTATGACCATCAGTGGCGCAGCAGATACAGCGCTCGCTCTGTTCGCTGAACGTTATGGCCCCAAGCAACTGAACTGGAACCTGACCACCATCATGGAGAAGGTCGCCAAGCAATGTTTCCCGCTGCATCCGCTTACCACCGCTTTTCTCGCCAGCGTAACTCTGCATTCCACAGGAACAGTGCGCTCGGTGCTGGGCTTTATTCAGGACAAGGAAGGCTACGTCATGCCGCGCTTCGACGAGCCAGCGGTCAGGGAAGATGGCCAGCCCAACTGGGTCTTGCCCATCCGACTGGTGGACTACTTTGGCGAGGCGCTCCACGAGGAGAAGTTCAAGAACTACAAGAATGTCTTTAAGCCCGACCTGATGGATGAGCAACAAGCAGTGCTGAAGGCCATGCTGCTGCTGGACGTGGCCGAACTGCCGACCAAGCGGGCTGGGGGATATGTCTCGGTGGTGGCTACCCTGGCCGGGCTAGGTGAAAAGGAAGCGCAGGAGACGCTGGAAAGCCTGGAGAAGCAGCACTATATCCGCCACGATAGCGTCAATAAAACATATTCATTTTTCGTCGGCTCCAACGATGTTATGACCCTCGACCGTCTCCTGAGCGAGGAGATTACCCACCGCGAGGAGAAGAAGACGATAGGCCAGCTTTTTGAGACGTTTACGGGCGGCACCAATCCCGTCAACCGCTTGGGCCTGACCAACAAGCACAAAGTCTCTATTTCTTGGGGCCACGAAGACGACTGGGCCGCGCAGGAGATCCTTGTCCCGGCGAGTGCCGTGAATGCCTCACTCCTGGCTGCCCTCCGCACCAAGTACGCGGTGGAGGTGGACAAGGCTCCAGAAGGACGCGGCGCGGTAGTGCTGGTTATCCCCAAGACTCAAAAAGAGGCGAATGAAGCTGCAGGGAAAATCAACGAGCTTCTATCGTCCTCCGATAAGGACAAGACCGCGCCATTGCTGTTCCTGATTCCGCAGGAGGCACAACCCGACCTGCACACGCAACTGCTCAAGCTGGCAGTGCTGGGGGACCCAATGTTCAAGGTTCGGGCGCAGTCCGAAGTAGGCCCGAGTGCCTTGACTGAGCTGGCTGGGAGTCTCTCTGGGCGGGCCAAAAAGACGCTGACTGCCTTACGGGCCAACAGCGCCATGCTTTTGCCCCCCATGATGACTGCAGGCTGGGCTGCCCGCGCCAAACCTAACTTTGCCAACCGGCTGGGCGAGGCGCTGAAGTTCGTGTATGAGCTGGCCTACCCGTACCACCCGGATGCATTTTTCACGCAATACGGCCTGTCTACGAATAATCTGTCCACCGCAACCATGATACTCGTAGCGGATTTAATGGAGAATTCTCTCGACAAAGAGAAAATTATTACTGGTGGGGCCAAGAAGGTGGCAGAAGACCTGCAAAAGATGCTCCAAAAAGAGTGGAAGGTCATTACGCTAAACAAGCAACTTGCCGTTCCTGAACTCACGAAGCTGAAACACGCCTGGCAAAGGCTTGATAACGTCTTCTCAGCAAAACTCAAGAGGCAAACGTCAGAAGAGGTGTTCCGAGAACTGCTAAGCCCACCTTATGGCTATGATCAGAATACCCTATCGCTTATTTTTTCTGCCTGGTATGGAGTAAACAGCGACAGCATTACCCTGTCTGGGGCTAACGTTAGCCGTGCGGCTCTCAGCGATAGGAAAGTCTACAAGAATCCGGGGAGCTTTCTCAAAATAATCTCGACTGCCTTTATTGAGAAAAGAGATATTCAGGAAGAACGGGCACACATTGATCTACTTCTTAGTAGGATGAGAAATCAGCAGAGCGAAGCAGCGGTCCTTGATGTTCTCAGATTATTTAGAGATTTCTTAGATAAAAATCCGAAATATGACTCTAATTATATTGAAAAGATAGAAAAGGCGATTGAAAAACTCGAAAATGGCTTGTCAAATATGGCAAAGCATGACGAATTCTTTAATAAATTTATCGCCGAGTTAAACAAAGCTTCTATCCACAATGTAGGTAGCTTGCATGAGCGTCTCAGAAATGGCGTGCCAGAGCTTACACTAGTAAAGTCCAAAAATGCGGGGCTTGAGGAGCTTAGCGAAAAGCTGATTAATAGGACTCAAGAACTCCTGGATGAATTTCTGAAGAGTGCTATAAAGCTGCATGACATATCGTCCTATGAAAAGAACCTAGACAGTATCACTTCTGTCGCCAAGACCTTGAATAAGTTGGGCCTAACTGAAATGAAGGCTCAAACTGATGTGGCAGTGAATGAACTCATTCAAGCCAAAGCAGGACTAGAAGCAGAAAAAGCAGAAAATGCCCATCTGCAGATAGTCAACAGCTATCCCACCTCTGGAACCCTTGACACTTTGCGCGCGACTCGTCAGAAACTGCGAACCTTCCCCCCGACGACTCTTCGAGTAAAGGAGTTGCTCGCTCAGAAACTTGAAGCTGTA
The genomic region above belongs to Deinococcus humi and contains:
- a CDS encoding phosphoadenosine phosphosulfate reductase family protein; this translates as MTESTSPPPRHILSLSGGKDSTALAIYMRDKVPEMEYIFCDTGEELPETYEYLDRLEAYLGKPIVRLNPDRPFSHYLELYRGVLPDSRTRWCTRMLKIKPFEKYVGNAEAISYIAIRADETHRKGYISTKPNLHAVYPFIDAGIVKADVFQILDESGMGAPEYYEWRSRSGCYFCFFQQRREWVGLKERHPDLYDQAKEFEKFDEVTGKRFTWSQKESLEELEQPERMAAIKETQLRQKEAASSNLIDILGDEEDEEMSCLVCHL
- a CDS encoding DUF4007 family protein; translation: MLIQDEGRGVPVAKRIGTLFHETFALSRPGVAAALRQASETVGNKELVERLQEEENLGRNWAKAVPSYARGCGFLDFGSTHLTPLGEHVLAHDPDLHLPETLWLMHYHLSAPHGPGPRFWHDLVQRLPELGDGFDREDVAVQIAETTRTDGAALKERGVASTATVFLGSYAKSDALGPLGIVQEKENGYAFDYPEAPSAGVVGYALSHYWQGQLLGQQTCSLETLSEPGGFSSALLLGSFDLNRALRQLAQRGVLELWMAAPPYQVTRPPAPQQLLEGIYAAE